CATCTTCCTCAGCAAAATCAAGTTCCAATTCAATCAGGGAGGCAAAATTCAATAGTTCTTCCCGTAGCTTGGCAATCTCACTGCTAAAACCACCACGCATTTGTTGCATGGCAATTTGGTGTGAAGCCTCATTATCAGAAGCAATCAGGTCCGCTACCGCTTCTGCCTGGGAAAGATCGAGCTTCCCATTTAGGAAAGCGCGAAGGGTAAATTCTCCGGCGTTGGCCATACGGCAGCCTTTTCGTAGTAAGAGCTGTATGATTTGCTGCTGTATGAAAGTCGAGCCGTGGCAGGAAATTTCAACCGTATTTTCGCCCGTGTAGGAATTTGTTCCCTTAAATAAGGAAAGCAATACCTGATCGTATATTTTTCCATCGTCGACAATATGGCCGAGATGAAGTGTATGTGATTTTTGTTTGGTAATGTCTTTTCCGGAAACCGACTGGAATACCGTAGCTGCAATGCCAATCGCATCCGGTCCCGATAGCCGGAGTACTGCAATAGCTCCTGCTCCGGAAGGAGTAGCCAGCGCTACAATCGTATCTTGTAAAATCATCTTTTTCGATTAAGCTGCAAAGGTACAATTTTTACCACCAATCTGTGCCATCGTCTTCATTTACGAACCAGTACAGCGCTTTGAATCCGACAAAAAAATGTATAATATCTTGTTAATTGAACCATTTTAAAAATAACATTTGTAACTTTAGGGTAAGTTCCTAAGGGAAACAAATTGTAGATTAACCAAAAATCAACCGTATGAAACGTATTCTTTTTCCGACCGACTTTTCCGAAGTCTCTAACAATGCTTTTATTTATGCATTACAGATGGCTGATCACTTACAGGCGGAAGTTATTGTGCTCCATACCTATGAGCTTCCCTATTTTCAGGCCGATGGCATTCCGCTCAACCTGATGGAAGTCTATACCACGCTCGAAGAGCAGCATACCCATACTTTTAAAAAACACCTGGATGAACTGAACGATATTGCCAAGCAACACGAATTATTCCATGTACCGATACGCAATGTCCTCAAACAGGGGGAAGTCGTTTGGGCTATCAATGAAACCGTAAACACCGAAGCAATCGATTATGTAGTGATGGGAACCAAAGGCGCTTCCGGATGGAAAGAAACCTTTTTAGGCTCTACAACCGGATCTGTGATCACCGATACCAATGCGTATGTGTTGGGAATTCCTGAAAATTCCATTTACCATCCGATCAAAAACATTGTATTCACAACTAA
The Flavobacterium kingsejongi genome window above contains:
- a CDS encoding universal stress protein, which encodes MKRILFPTDFSEVSNNAFIYALQMADHLQAEVIVLHTYELPYFQADGIPLNLMEVYTTLEEQHTHTFKKHLDELNDIAKQHELFHVPIRNVLKQGEVVWAINETVNTEAIDYVVMGTKGASGWKETFLGSTTGSVITDTNAYVLGIPENSIYHPIKNIVFTTKFREKDIKALHKVIEIADTFGATIHCLYVKTSKSDVKETTIQDWKMLFSGNNVDFHIVENEHVKDAIMIFSELKQIDMIAMLTQNRGFFEDLFHQSLTQTMSYHAKVPILAIQESRL